In a genomic window of Paramecium tetraurelia macronuclear, complete genome:
- a CDS encoding GPI transamidase component, with amino-acid sequence MLILFLVYVQAQFTSKLHFHYPNADESIAQFTITNKHQIDFTQISQPFYLFPRSYLENLHVDGKVRELYISSTQGMMPELNAPQHGVLIITNEDADQLIAINQVSEIFRIAKYNMIYDQAYYYKFNGDQSQLSFMGFDDDTIQVGKVLLAHDPTDNICIDGIEFILQYFGCNGKKGIAQIIDPNTIFRSTYLSLQAKFEYDISTKTATQKIVLLIKYDTQSLSKIFNLDPNLTYHSCPEFDSEIIQHSTRAITYNLKSAKQFRLGQLSKIQDDTNMIKYQPKITTRKFCAGPWFAFDSYIHQQVTAYEDGVATILLYFPHEFTPIYHTLETSKVSQNQFFWEGETKKIIITANLNQNETFLVKIKFSKKLKSFEEYPHDPERGQDIITSPVIFNGELYLTSHQVTRQPYPDFSMPFNILTFSSLAMGYFFLQILGMAVDKFILNKPEKGSLAQRLLRKIFSLVSF; translated from the exons atgttaatacTTTTCTTAGTTTATGTTTAAGCGTAATTTACATCAAAATTGCACTTCCATTACCCAAATGCTGATGAATCAATTGCACAATTCACAATCACTAATAAgcattaaattgatttcacTTAAATCTCATAACCATTTTACTTATTTCCTAGATCATATTTGGAAAATTTGCATGTAGATGGCAAAGTCAGAGAATTATATATCAGCTCCACACAAGGTATGATGCCTGAACTTAATGCCCCCTAACATGGTGTGCTTATTATAACGAACGAAGATgctgattaattaattgctaTTAATCAAGTATCtgaaatttttagaattgcAAAATACAATATGATCTATGATCAggcttattattataaattcaatggAGATTAGTCACAACTCTCCTTTATGGGATTTGATGATGACACAATCTAAGTAGGCAAAGTACTTTTGGCACATGATCCCACTGATAACATTTGCATTGATGgaatagaatttattctACAATATTTTGGATGTAATGGTAAGAAAGGAATAGCTTAGATTATTGATCCTAATACAATATTTAGATCAACCTATTTATCTCTCTAAGCcaaatttgaatatgatATATCCACCAAAACAGCTACTTAAAAAATTGTACTCCTCATCAAGTACGATACTTAATCCTTGTCTAAGATTTTTAATCTAGATCCCAATCTGACTTATCATTCCTGTCCTGAATTTGATtctgaaataatttaacattctACAAGAGCGATAACATATAACTTAAAATCAGCCAAACAATTCAGATTGGGACAGTTAAGCAAAATATAAGATGATactaatatgattaaatactAACCTAAGA taacTACTAGAAAGTTCTGTGCTGGACCTTGGTTTGCCTTTGATTCCTATATCCATCAATAAGTGACTGCCTATGAGGATGGGGTTGCTACCATTTTGCTTTATTTTCCACATGAATTTACTCCAATTTATCATACCTTAGAAACAAGTAAAGTAAgttaaaactaatttttttgGGAAGGTGAgacaaaaaaaattattattaccgcaaatttgaattaaaatgagacctttttagttaaaattaagtttagcaaaaaattgaaaagcTTTGAAGAATACCCTCATGATCCTGAAAGAGGATAGGACATT ATTACCTCTCCAGTAATTTTCAATGGGGAATTATACTTGACTTCGCATTAGGTTACAAGATAGCCGTATCCAGACTTTTCTATGCCTTTCAACATTCTAACATTTTCATCACTTGCTATGGGATACTTTTTCTTGTAGATTTTAGGTATGGCAGTCGATAAATTCATTCTTAATAAGCCAGAAAAGGGATCGTTGGCTTAGAGATTGTTAAGAAAAATCTTTTCATTAGTATCATTTTGA
- a CDS encoding Oxidoreductase, whose product MQKLIAPLLTMNNGNKIPQIGYGTYQCSGKELVDGIKYALQVGYTHIDSASYYQNGKDIRVPKREDFFITSKIASSEQGYENTLKSCKKILQDLDTKYLDLLLIHWPGVAGNQLNSPNNATVRLQTYKALEQLFQEGLIKNIGVSNFLKHHLEHLLLNCKIKPVINQIEVHPLCWDQATIEYCRQQSILIEAYSPIARNDPKLIQNQKMIELSKKYHKTVAQVSLRWAVQKGFIVLPKSKTPKYIKENFEIFDFQISEEDIKVIDQLNENYHTCWDPSTVIY is encoded by the exons atgtaaaaattaattgctCCTCTTTTGACTATGAATAATGGCAATAAAATCCCATAGATAGGTTATGGTACTTACTAGTGTAGTGGAAAGGAACTGGTGGATGGAATCAAATATGCTTTGCAAGT TGGGTATACTCATATAGATTCAGCATCTTACTATCAAAATGGCAAAGATATTAGAGTTCCTAAAAGAGAAGACTTTTTCATAACTTCTAAGATTGCCTCATCTGAACAAGGATATGAGAACACTTTAAAATCGTGCAAAAAAATCCTCCAGGATTTGGATACAAAATatcttgatttattattaattcattggCCAGGTGTTGCAGGTAATCAGCTCAACAGTCCTAACAATGCTACTGTGAGACTTTAAACCTATAAAGCTTTAGAGTAATTGTTTTAGGaaggattaattaaaaatattggtGTTAGCAATTTTTTAAAACATCATCTTGAACATCTTTTGTTGAACTGTAAAATAAAACCTGTTATCAACCAAATAGAAGTACATCCCTTATGCTGGGATCAAGCTACAATTGAATATTGTCGATAACAAA gCATCTTAATTGAAGCCTATTCTCCTATTGCTAGAAATGACCCAAAACTGATccagaattagaaaatgatagAGCTATCCAAGAAATATCATAAGACTGTTGCCTAAGTTAGTTTAAGATGGGCTGTTCAGAAGGGATTTATTGTGTTGCCAAAATCAAAGACTCCTAAGTATATAAAAGAGAATTTTGAGATCTTCGATTTTCAAATTTCGGAGGAGGATATTAAGGTTATTGATTAactaaatgaaaattatcaCACTTGCTGGGATCCTAGCACAGTTATTTATTga
- a CDS encoding Casein kinase II catalytic subunit, translating into MHLILMVLAVLGQCKLNTKPHQNHFENIFYYEDDYYKNHLRVSKVYWNANFNKRLKDVDPRYLYYKDGDIKRYTKYDKIGRGAFSQVFIGLRDDGEAVVMKELKPMKWQAINREIQVLKAIKGTTNTLQLIDAIRNQNKKQNATFIYQYLSSVNLLHLFGKLELPKIQLYMYQLLKALNQVHSKGVMHRDVKMANIIIKEDDTLYLIDWGLGEFYHPKKRYNTRVGTRYYKAPELLVNNKQYDYSVDMWAFGCTLASMIFQKQPLFKGKDVYEQLDKIVAVLGTEDLLKYLEKYDLVYPDPPIHTQQPFTIYIDPENAHLVTKEGLDLISKLLIYDHKLRLTAEEAMAHSFFDGVRM; encoded by the exons ATGCATCTAATATTGATGGTCTTAGCCGTTCTAGGATAGTGTAAATTAAACACAAAACCTCACTAGAATCATTTCGAGAATATATTCTATTATGAAGATGATTATTACAAA AATCATCTGCGTGTATCCAAAGTTTATTGGAATGCCAATTTCAATAAGCGTCTAAAAGATGTGGACCCcagatatttatattacaaGGATGGAGACATCAAAAGATATacaaaatatgataaaataggAAGAGGAGCATTTTCTTAAGTTTTCATAGGACTTCGAGATGATGGGGAGGCAGTGGTAATGAAAGAACTAAAACCAATGAAATGGCAGGCAATCAATAGAGAAATTCAAGTGTTGAAAGCTATAAAGGGGACAACAAATACATTGTAGTTGATAGATGCtattagaaatcaaaataagaaacAGAATGctacttttatttattaatatttaagtagTGTGAATTTACTTCACCTATTTGGAAAACTAGAATTACCAAAGATATAATTATACATGTACTAATTGCTAAAA GCTCTAAATTAAGTACATAGTAAGGGAGTAATGCATAGAGATGTCAAAATGGcgaatatcattattaaagaaGATGATACACTCTACTTAATTGATTGGGGCTTGGGAGAGTTCTACCATCCAAAAAAGAGATATAACACTAGAGTAGGAACTCGCTATTACAAAGCTCCAGAATTGTTAGtcaataataaacaatacGATTACAGTGTTGATATGTGGGCCTTTGGTTGTACATTAGCAAGCATGATATTTCAAAAGTAACCTTTATTCAAAGGCAAAGATGTCTATGAATAACTAGATAAGATTGTTGCAGTTTTGGGAACTGAGGATCTCcttaaatatttggaaaaGTATGATCTTGTCTACCCTGATCCACCCAT TCACACTTAACAGCCTTTTACTATTTATATAGATCCTGAGAATGCGCATTTAGTTACAAAGGAAGGCTTGGATCTGATAAGCAAATTGTTGATTTATGATCATAAATTAAGACTTACAGCAGAAGAGGCTATGGCACATTCTTTTTTTGATGGTGTTCGAAtgtga
- a CDS encoding Protein kinase, whose translation MFNLTLSFSQFGIQKSHFQLYDCQIESLNNKQLQRDKQPIHLVTTKIRELLQYAETISVTPRTLTHPNAAVYNDGLDNENYDLIVRLDDVIVNQKTNNQYIAKEWLGVGTFGSVYRCQKNNSNFAIKIIKNINAYNLQAMKEIKLIRLLNKKQEHESIIKLIDYFLFKNHVCIVFPLLGFNLEELLQETKYQGLSLCMIKNILKQVISGLEFLHSLNWVHCDIKPENLLFTDNTAKQIQIIDFGSASEVNIHLYYYIQSLYYRAPEIILGYKKTCAIDMWSLGCVAAQLYLGYPLFQGTSSFDQLSKILGLISITNFGLISNSPKCENYFIRQDQNFELKPMKMYENEFNINLPDPGIQNITDIQELYLEFNKSSLRTIQEMATMEDFVDLLKKLLEFDPTQRITASQCLQHPFLRDFQFNINDILKQDLQFQ comes from the exons atgtTTAACCTCACACTCAGCTTTTCTTAATTTGGTATTTAAAAGAGTCacttttaattatatgattgTTAAATAGAGagtcttaataataaacaattgtAAAGGGATAAATAACCAATTCATCTTGTCACAACAAAAATCAGAGAATTGTTATAGTACGCTGAAACAATTTCTGTGACTCCTAGAACTCTTACTCATCCAAATGCAG CTGTCTACAATGATGGATTggataatgaaaattatgatCTAATTGTAAGACTGGATGATGTTATAGTAAATCAAAAGacaaacaattaatatattgcTAAAGAATGGCTAGGTGTTGGTACTTTTGGTAGTGTTTATAGATGTTAGaagaataattctaattttgcaatcaaaataataaaaaatattaatgcaTATAATTTACAAGCCatgaaagaaattaaattgattagactgctgaataaaaaataggaGCATGAAAGCATAATTAAGTTGATTGattatttcctttttaaaAATCATGTTTGCATAGTCTTTCCATTATTGGGATTTAATTTGGAAGAATTACTACAAGAAACAAAATATTAGGGTCTTTCATTGTGCatgataaagaatattttaaaataagtcATATCAGGATTAGAATTCTTGCACTCTTTAAATTGGGTACATTGTGATATCAAACCAGAAAACCTGTTATTTACTGA CAACACAGCCAAATAAATTCAGATAATTGATTTCGGATCTGCATCTGAAGTAAACatccatttatattattatatctaaaGTTTGTATTATAGAGCACCTGAG ATTATTCTAGGCTACAAAAAGACTTGCGCTATTGATATGTGGTCATTAGGATGTGTGGCTGCTTAGTTATATCTAGGATATCCATTATTCTAAGGGACATCATCGTTTGATCAACTCTCAAAAATTCTAGGATTAATTTCTAt TACCAACTTTGGGTTGATCTCCAATAGTCCAAAATGtgagaattattttattaggtAGGACTAAAATTTTGAACTTAAACCTATGAAAATGTATgagaatgaatttaatatcaatctaCCTGATCCtggaatataaaatataactGATATATAGGAGTTGTATTTggaattcaataaatcaagTTTAAGAACAATCCAAG AGATGGCCACTATGGAAGACTTCGTAGATTTACTAAAGAAGTTACTAGAATTTGATCCAACATAACGAATCACCGCTAGCCAATGTTTGTAACACCCGTTTTTAAGagacttttaatttaatattaacgACATTCTTAAGTAGGActtataatttcaatga